Proteins from a genomic interval of Chelonoidis abingdonii isolate Lonesome George chromosome 7, CheloAbing_2.0, whole genome shotgun sequence:
- the GORAB gene encoding RAB6-interacting golgin isoform X3, which produces MEEKNKRKKALLAKAIAERSRRTQAETVKLKRIQKELQALDDMVSADIGILRNRIDQASMDYSFARKRYDKAESEYVAAKLDFQRKTEIKERLTEHLCTIIQQNELRKAKKLEELMKQLEVEADEENLELEIEVEQMLQQQEVEAGRQAAQSQDLSQTAEENAVPCATAKENEHTGAASEQLVEQPGNSCSKSLSNMGSQNQSVNTTRDETPARSDTLLLYADEVVSDG; this is translated from the exons ATGGAAGAGAAGAATAAACGCAAGAAGGCACTCCTGGCCAAAGCCATTGCTGAAAG ATCCAGAAGAACTCAGGCTGAAACAGTGAAACTAAAGCGGATCCAAAAAGAGCTACAGGCTCTGGATGACATGGTGTCTGCTGACATTGGGATCTTAAGAAACCGAATCGATCAGGCCAGCATGGATTATTCATTTGCTCG gAAGCGATATGATAAGGCAGAGTCAGAGTATGTAGCAGCAAAGCTAGATTTCCAACGGAAGACTGAAATCAAGGAGCGTCTCACAGAGCATCTATGCACTATAATACAGCAGAATGAACTCCGTAAGGCCAAGAAGCTAGAAGAGTTAATGAAGCAGCTGGAAGTGGAGGCAGATGAAGAAAATCTGGAACTTGAGATTGAGGTggagcagatgctgcagcagcaggaggtagAAGCAGGGAGACAGGCTGCCCAGTCTCAGGATCTGTCTCAGACTGCTGAGGAAAATGCAGTTCCATGTGCTACAGCGAAGGAGAATGAGCACACTGGTGCTGCTTCTGAACAGTTAGTGGAGCAGCCTGGAAATTCCTGTAGCAAGTCACTTTCAAATATGGGTAGCCAAAATCAATCAGTAAACACTACTCGGGATGAAACCCCCGCTCGCTCTGATACATTATTATTATATGCAGATGAGGTAGTGTCTGATGGATGA